Proteins encoded in a region of the Poecilia reticulata strain Guanapo linkage group LG14, Guppy_female_1.0+MT, whole genome shotgun sequence genome:
- the phldb1a gene encoding pleckstrin homology-like domain family B member 1 isoform X8: protein MLCFGQSAFFRFNHPEEAQRMKSMLPAGSLRVNTVKPXPSDPRSISNGNHKSFSDNSDSKLNGMAETLQDSLKLKPSSSSGFGKQQTILDMPNGKAATXPGGSNQENSSXISFIQNVTNKPLVIPVPYPRTSRSVAWNGAGGTQRTQESPKPLRKAGKETXSSPKLHVKGLENSSISQKPSIKISRTAPSSPQLRSSSLQTRSPSPMRELGQPLSDVDVPHRMTGSSNVXELPRVSPFVSYRGMAGPQGVPQSPQGQRKLLATPKAEAMRALYAQSPSSLFGMEKQSEGRPSRPGPAVGITSGLGSVSGLSPLASPSNERKTASSKEGISTKPYTRERKNSISEISDNEDELLEYHRWQREERLKEQEMEKMERQRLETILNLCAEFNQEDGAAELVRSGLRGGARGADPDSGRGTSLMGAQRAQRAAENDEEIQREESSSTESTHQECEELFAGQEQVYLEEERKRVLVRVDDLKYRVGELEQQLQETKQEVEMEQALLQAERRAEQEQVEAENEIITQLQLKLSQLDKATQKEKDKGRANVSAERKALEKQRNEYNELKRQFDMCPLSLREQLQEPLSRKAEALECGTKQFEELEFCQLEEESRLEERKEARCSQLIQERAEYHSSVASRKERMAALEAQVKQLGMQASHDCEKIAKDRTATLXLLHKEQDTLCSLEKRYHTLTGGRNFPKSSGSMKEESLHISEPDLVSEDGPPHSPCPSSSHNPSPELCPVRLQEEYLRLSDVYRMYGDPYSSSPAALHCLSLTVSPALPCEDYITVSQLSQIFGMQRSKPSSSTSTPSFQLASSESSFTCHSAACGPSSFLSAQSHAELSRNAMTPINLERWYQDIMAAGDSQSCPPPLPAKSFSSRRHGQMLKSKSDGEVGQGPSPAQICSAALLSLSSGVMHDRNAATTLMLREKNLLDMDSRKQTALQCKDPSLTVHHSILHHQPPPSGTQAYDTLSLESSDSLETSVSTGNSACTPESACGLEAQRIEEMEKMLKEAQQEKARLMENREREVQARRQMLEEERRRREEAERRLQDESAHRRRLVEEEVKMREKHFSQARPMTRYLPNRKEEFDLRAHVESCGHCIDTCPFVILTEKMCKGHLVKMGGKIKSWKKRWFVFDRLKRNFCYYVDKHETKLKGLIYFQAIEEVYYDHLRSAAKSPNPALTFCVKTHDRLYYMVAPSAEAMRIWMDVIVTGAEGYTQFMS, encoded by the exons ATGCTGTGTTTTGGTCAGTCTGCCTTCTTCCGCTTCAACCATCCCGAAGAGGCTCAGAGGATGAAGAGTATGCTGCCTGCAGGGAGCCTCAGAGTGAACACAGTCAAACCGYTCCCCTCTG ACCCCCGCAGCATCTCAAATGGAAACCACAAGTCTTTTTCAGACAACAGTGACTCTAAACTCAACGGCATGGCAGAAACTCTTCAGGACTCCCTGAAACTAAAACCATCCTCATCATCTGGGTTTGGTAAACAGCAAACTATTTTGGACATGCCAAATGGAAAAGCTGCCACTYCTCCTGGCGGCTCCAATCAAGAAAACAGCAGCARCATCTCTTTCATTCAAAATGTCACCAATAAACCYCTGGTGATACCGGTTCCTTATCCACGGACCTCGCGCTCGGTGGCTTGGAATGGTGCTGGTGGGACTCAGAGAACTCAGGAGAGTCCAAAGCCACTTAGAAAGGCTGGCAAAGAGACAAYGTCAAGCCCCAAGCTCCACGTTAAGGGATTAGAAAACTCAAGCATTAGTCAAAAACCCTCTATAAAAATTTCCCGCACTGCTCCATCTAGTCCTCAACTGAGAAGTTCCTCCCTTCAGACGAGATCCCCCAGCCCGATGCGAGAGCTGGGTCAGCCTCTCTCTGATGTTGATGTCCCTCACAGGATGACTGGCTCCTCTAACGTCARGGAACTCCCCCGGGTCAGTCCCTTTGTGTCCTACAGGGGGATGGCAGGACCACAAGGAGTTCCTCAGAGTCCACAGGGCCAGCGCAAACTCTTAGCAACACCAAAAGCCGAAGCCATGAGGGCTCTGTATGCACAGAGCCCATCGTCTCTCTTTGGGATGGAGAAGCAGTCGGAGGGCAGACCCTCGCGGCCTGGACCAGCAGTTGGCATTACCTCGGGCCTGGGTTCAGTGTCTGGGTTGTCTCCTCTGGCAAGTCCGAGCAACGAGAGAAAGACTGCCTCCAGCAAAGAGGGGATTTCTACAAAACCATATACCAGGGAGCGCAAAAACAGTATTTCTGAGATCAGCGATAATGAGGACGAGCTGCTGGAGTACCATCGGTGGCAGAGAGAAGAGAGGCTGAAGGAGcaggaaatggagaaaatg GAGCGGCAGAGACTGGAGACCATCCTGAATCTGTGTGCGGAGTTTAATCAGGAAGACGGCGCCGCGGAGCTGGTRAGGAGCGGGCTGCGTGGGGGTGCTAGAGGAGCGGACCCCGACTCTGGACGGGGGACGTCTCTAATGGGAGCACAGCGAGCCCAGAGAGCGGCGGAGAACGATGAGGAAATCCAGAGGGAGGAGTCCAGTAGCACAGAGAGCACACATCAAGAG TGTGAGGAGCTGTTTGCTGGACAGGAGCAGGTCtacctggaggaggagaggaaaagggTCTTGGTTCGGGTTGATGACTTGAAGTACAGAGTTGGTGAACTGGAACAGCAGCTACAAGAGACCAAACAGGAg GTGGAGATGGAGCAGGCCCTACTGCAGGCCGAGCGGCGGGCGGAGCAGGAGCAGGTGGAGGctgaaaatgaaatcatcactcagctgcagctcaaactCAGCCAGCTGGACAAGGCCACGCAGAAAGAGAAGGACAAG ggCAGAGCTAATGTGTCGGCTGAGCGGAAGGCCCTGGAAAAGCAGAGGAATGAGTACAATGAGCTGAAGAGGCAGTTTGATATGTGCCCCTTGTCTCTAAGGGAACAGTTACAGGAGCCGCTCAGCAGG AAAGCCGAGGCTCTGGAGTGTGGGACCAAGCAGTTTGAGGAGCTGGAGTTTTgccagctggaggaggagagccGCCtagaggagaggaaggaggccCGCTGCTCGCAGCTGATCCAGGAGCGAGCCGAATATCACAGCAGTGTCGCCAGCAGGAAG GAGCGGATGGCTGCTCTGGAAGCTCAGGTGAAGCAGCTGGGGATGCAGGCTTCCCACGACTGCGAGAAAATTGCCAAAGACCGGACAGCAACGCTGCMGCTTCTACACAAG GAGCAAGACACACTGTGCAGCCTTGAGAAGCGGTACCACACCCTGACAGGAGGAAGAAACTTCCCAAAGTCCTCCGGCAGCATGAAAGAG GAATCGCTTCACATCAGCGAGCCTGACCTTGTTTCTGAGGACGGTCCTCCTCATAGCCCCTGTCCCTCCTCTTCTCACAACCCTTCCCCTGAGCTCTGTCCTGTCAGGCTGCAAGAG GAGTATCTCAGGCTGTCTGATGTCTATCGGATGTACGGAGATCCTTATTCCTCCTCCCCCGCTGCTCTCCACTGCCTCTCTCTAACTGTATCTCCAGCTCTGCCGTGCGAG GACTACATCACAGTGAGTCAGCTAAGCCAGATCTTTGGGATGCAGAGATCTAAGCCTTCCTCTTCCACCTCTACTCCATCATTCCAACTTGCCTCATCCGAATCCTCCTTCACGTGCCACTCGGCTGCATGTGGTCCTTCCTCCTTTCTGTCTGCACAG AGCCATGCTGAGCTGAGCAGGAATGCAATGACTCCCATTAATCTTGAGCGCTGGTACCAGGACATCATGGCTGCTGGAGACTCTCAGTCATGTCCTCCACCGCTGCCTGCAAAGTCTTTTTCCTCACGCAGACATGGGCAG ATGTTAAAGTCTAAATCAGATGGTGAGGTTGGACAGGGACCATCGCCTGCTCAGATCTGCAGCGCTgcactcctctctctctccagYGGCGTCATGCATGACAGAAATGCCGCCACGACG TTGatgctgagagagaaaaaccTGTTAGACATGGACTCCAGGAAGCAAACAGCTCTGCAGTGCAAAG ATCCATCTCTGACGGTCCATCACTCAATCCTGCACCACCAGCCGCCACCGAGCGGCACCCAGGCGTACGACACCCTCAGCCTGGAGAGCTCCGACAGCTTGGAGACCAGCGTCTCCACTGGCAACTCCGCCTGTACTCCGGAAAG CGCCTGTGGGTTGGAGGCCCAGAGGATAGAGGAGATGGAGAAGATGTTGAAGGAGGCGCAGCAGGAGAAAGCCAGGCTGATGGAGAACAGA GAGAGGGAGGTGCAGGCTCGGCGGCAGATGTTGGAGGAGGAGCGGAGGAGGCGAGAGGAGGCCGAGAGGAGGCTTCAGGACGAGTCGGCCCACAGGCGGAggctggtggaggaggaggtgaagatgAGAGAGAAGCACTTCTCCCAG GCCCGTCCAATGACTCGCTACCTGCCRAACCGTAAGGAGGAGTTTGACCTGCGCGCCCACGTGGAGTCGTGTGGTCACTGCATAGACACCTGCCCCTTCGTCATCCTCACCGAGAAAATGTGCAAAGGCCACCTGGTGAAGATGGGAGGCAAGATCAAATCGTGGAAGAAACGCTGGTTCGTTTTTGACCGTCTGAAGAGGAACTTCTGCTATTACGTCG ACAAGCACGAGACCAAGCTGAAAGGGCTCATTTACTTCCAGGCCATTGAAGAGGTTTACTATGATCACCTGCGCAGCGCCGCCAAG AGTCCAAATCCAGCTCTGACCTTCTGCGTGAAAACTCACGACCGGCTTTACTACATGGTGGCCCCGTCTGCGGAGGCCATGAGGATCTGGATGGATGTCATAGTAACGGGCGCGGAGGGCTACACGCAGTTTATGAGCTGA
- the phldb1a gene encoding pleckstrin homology-like domain family B member 1 isoform X9, whose protein sequence is MGRRTSWEEGMSGETHRVNERKKNSKGEMDLHVSDSSDSTADMDRMRRNKVEHERQTHQVLQNTPLDLIETGKSLKVQAERPHLVSLGSGRLSTAITLLPLLEGRTTLGSDGTDIPLQGPGIAAQHCYIENQAGNITLYPCGNQCSVDGLPVTKPYRLTQGCMLCFGQSAFFRFNHPEEAQRMKSMLPAGSLRVNTVKPXPSDPRSISNGNHKSFSDNSDSKLNGMAETLQDSLKLKPSSSSGFGKQQTILDMPNGKAATXPGGSNQENSSXISFIQNVTNKPLVIPVPYPRTSRSVAWNGAGGTQRTQESPKPLRKAGKETXSSPKLHVKGLENSSISQKPSIKISRTAPSSPQLRSSSLQTRSPSPMRELGQPLSDVDVPHRMTGSSNVXELPRVSPFVSYRGMAGPQGVPQSPQGQRKLLATPKAEAMRALYAQSPSSLFGMEKQSEGRPSRPGPAVGITSGLGSVSGLSPLASPSNERKTASSKEGISTKPYTRERKNSISEISDNEDELLEYHRWQREERLKEQEMEKMERQRLETILNLCAEFNQEDGAAELVRSGLRGGARGADPDSGRGTSLMGAQRAQRAAENDEEIQREESSSTESTHQECEELFAGQEQVYLEEERKRVLVRVDDLKYRVGELEQQLQETKQEVEMEQALLQAERRAEQEQVEAENEIITQLQLKLSQLDKATQKEKDKGRANVSAERKALEKQRNEYNELKRQFDMCPLSLREQLQEPLSRKAEALECGTKQFEELEFCQLEEESRLEERKEARCSQLIQERAEYHSSVASRKERMAALEAQVKQLGMQASHDCEKIAKDRTATLXLLHKEQDTLCSLEKRYHTLTGGRNFPKSSGSMKEMLKSKSDGEVGQGPSPAQICSAALLSLSSGVMHDRNAATTLMLREKNLLDMDSRKQTALQCKDPSLTVHHSILHHQPPPSGTQAYDTLSLESSDSLETSVSTGNSACTPESACGLEAQRIEEMEKMLKEAQQEKARLMENREREVQARRQMLEEERRRREEAERRLQDESAHRRRLVEEEVKMREKHFSQARPMTRYLPNRKEEFDLRAHVESCGHCIDTCPFVILTEKMCKGHLVKMGGKIKSWKKRWFVFDRLKRNFCYYVDKHETKLKGLIYFQAIEEVYYDHLRSAAKSPNPALTFCVKTHDRLYYMVAPSAEAMRIWMDVIVTGAEGYTQFMS, encoded by the exons AATACTCCTTTAGATTTGATTGAAACGGGCAAGTCCTTGAAAGTTCAGGCAGAGCGCCCCCATCTGGTCAGCTTGGGAAGTGGACGCCTGAGCACAGCCATCACTCTTCTGCCACTGCTAGAAG GGAGAACCACGCTGGGCAGCGATGGGACAGATATCCCCTTGCAGGGCCCAGGCATAGCAGCTCAGCACTGCTACATTGAAAACCAAGCAGGGAACATCACTCTGTACCCATGTGGAAACCAGTGCTCTGTGGATGGGCTTCCCGTCACCAAACCCTATCGCCTCACACAAG GGTGCATGCTGTGTTTTGGTCAGTCTGCCTTCTTCCGCTTCAACCATCCCGAAGAGGCTCAGAGGATGAAGAGTATGCTGCCTGCAGGGAGCCTCAGAGTGAACACAGTCAAACCGYTCCCCTCTG ACCCCCGCAGCATCTCAAATGGAAACCACAAGTCTTTTTCAGACAACAGTGACTCTAAACTCAACGGCATGGCAGAAACTCTTCAGGACTCCCTGAAACTAAAACCATCCTCATCATCTGGGTTTGGTAAACAGCAAACTATTTTGGACATGCCAAATGGAAAAGCTGCCACTYCTCCTGGCGGCTCCAATCAAGAAAACAGCAGCARCATCTCTTTCATTCAAAATGTCACCAATAAACCYCTGGTGATACCGGTTCCTTATCCACGGACCTCGCGCTCGGTGGCTTGGAATGGTGCTGGTGGGACTCAGAGAACTCAGGAGAGTCCAAAGCCACTTAGAAAGGCTGGCAAAGAGACAAYGTCAAGCCCCAAGCTCCACGTTAAGGGATTAGAAAACTCAAGCATTAGTCAAAAACCCTCTATAAAAATTTCCCGCACTGCTCCATCTAGTCCTCAACTGAGAAGTTCCTCCCTTCAGACGAGATCCCCCAGCCCGATGCGAGAGCTGGGTCAGCCTCTCTCTGATGTTGATGTCCCTCACAGGATGACTGGCTCCTCTAACGTCARGGAACTCCCCCGGGTCAGTCCCTTTGTGTCCTACAGGGGGATGGCAGGACCACAAGGAGTTCCTCAGAGTCCACAGGGCCAGCGCAAACTCTTAGCAACACCAAAAGCCGAAGCCATGAGGGCTCTGTATGCACAGAGCCCATCGTCTCTCTTTGGGATGGAGAAGCAGTCGGAGGGCAGACCCTCGCGGCCTGGACCAGCAGTTGGCATTACCTCGGGCCTGGGTTCAGTGTCTGGGTTGTCTCCTCTGGCAAGTCCGAGCAACGAGAGAAAGACTGCCTCCAGCAAAGAGGGGATTTCTACAAAACCATATACCAGGGAGCGCAAAAACAGTATTTCTGAGATCAGCGATAATGAGGACGAGCTGCTGGAGTACCATCGGTGGCAGAGAGAAGAGAGGCTGAAGGAGcaggaaatggagaaaatg GAGCGGCAGAGACTGGAGACCATCCTGAATCTGTGTGCGGAGTTTAATCAGGAAGACGGCGCCGCGGAGCTGGTRAGGAGCGGGCTGCGTGGGGGTGCTAGAGGAGCGGACCCCGACTCTGGACGGGGGACGTCTCTAATGGGAGCACAGCGAGCCCAGAGAGCGGCGGAGAACGATGAGGAAATCCAGAGGGAGGAGTCCAGTAGCACAGAGAGCACACATCAAGAG TGTGAGGAGCTGTTTGCTGGACAGGAGCAGGTCtacctggaggaggagaggaaaagggTCTTGGTTCGGGTTGATGACTTGAAGTACAGAGTTGGTGAACTGGAACAGCAGCTACAAGAGACCAAACAGGAg GTGGAGATGGAGCAGGCCCTACTGCAGGCCGAGCGGCGGGCGGAGCAGGAGCAGGTGGAGGctgaaaatgaaatcatcactcagctgcagctcaaactCAGCCAGCTGGACAAGGCCACGCAGAAAGAGAAGGACAAG ggCAGAGCTAATGTGTCGGCTGAGCGGAAGGCCCTGGAAAAGCAGAGGAATGAGTACAATGAGCTGAAGAGGCAGTTTGATATGTGCCCCTTGTCTCTAAGGGAACAGTTACAGGAGCCGCTCAGCAGG AAAGCCGAGGCTCTGGAGTGTGGGACCAAGCAGTTTGAGGAGCTGGAGTTTTgccagctggaggaggagagccGCCtagaggagaggaaggaggccCGCTGCTCGCAGCTGATCCAGGAGCGAGCCGAATATCACAGCAGTGTCGCCAGCAGGAAG GAGCGGATGGCTGCTCTGGAAGCTCAGGTGAAGCAGCTGGGGATGCAGGCTTCCCACGACTGCGAGAAAATTGCCAAAGACCGGACAGCAACGCTGCMGCTTCTACACAAG GAGCAAGACACACTGTGCAGCCTTGAGAAGCGGTACCACACCCTGACAGGAGGAAGAAACTTCCCAAAGTCCTCCGGCAGCATGAAAGAG ATGTTAAAGTCTAAATCAGATGGTGAGGTTGGACAGGGACCATCGCCTGCTCAGATCTGCAGCGCTgcactcctctctctctccagYGGCGTCATGCATGACAGAAATGCCGCCACGACG TTGatgctgagagagaaaaaccTGTTAGACATGGACTCCAGGAAGCAAACAGCTCTGCAGTGCAAAG ATCCATCTCTGACGGTCCATCACTCAATCCTGCACCACCAGCCGCCACCGAGCGGCACCCAGGCGTACGACACCCTCAGCCTGGAGAGCTCCGACAGCTTGGAGACCAGCGTCTCCACTGGCAACTCCGCCTGTACTCCGGAAAG CGCCTGTGGGTTGGAGGCCCAGAGGATAGAGGAGATGGAGAAGATGTTGAAGGAGGCGCAGCAGGAGAAAGCCAGGCTGATGGAGAACAGA GAGAGGGAGGTGCAGGCTCGGCGGCAGATGTTGGAGGAGGAGCGGAGGAGGCGAGAGGAGGCCGAGAGGAGGCTTCAGGACGAGTCGGCCCACAGGCGGAggctggtggaggaggaggtgaagatgAGAGAGAAGCACTTCTCCCAG GCCCGTCCAATGACTCGCTACCTGCCRAACCGTAAGGAGGAGTTTGACCTGCGCGCCCACGTGGAGTCGTGTGGTCACTGCATAGACACCTGCCCCTTCGTCATCCTCACCGAGAAAATGTGCAAAGGCCACCTGGTGAAGATGGGAGGCAAGATCAAATCGTGGAAGAAACGCTGGTTCGTTTTTGACCGTCTGAAGAGGAACTTCTGCTATTACGTCG ACAAGCACGAGACCAAGCTGAAAGGGCTCATTTACTTCCAGGCCATTGAAGAGGTTTACTATGATCACCTGCGCAGCGCCGCCAAG AGTCCAAATCCAGCTCTGACCTTCTGCGTGAAAACTCACGACCGGCTTTACTACATGGTGGCCCCGTCTGCGGAGGCCATGAGGATCTGGATGGATGTCATAGTAACGGGCGCGGAGGGCTACACGCAGTTTATGAGCTGA
- the phldb1a gene encoding pleckstrin homology-like domain family B member 1 isoform X2, which translates to MGRRTSWEEGMSGETHRVNERKKNSKGEMDLHVSDSSDSTADMDRMRRNKVEHERQTHQVLQNTPLDLIETGKSLKVQAERPHLVSLGSGRLSTAITLLPLLEGRTTLGSDGTDIPLQGPGIAAQHCYIENQAGNITLYPCGNQCSVDGLPVTKPYRLTQGCMLCFGQSAFFRFNHPEEAQRMKSMLPAGSLRVNTVKPXPSDPRSISNGNHKSFSDNSDSKLNGMAETLQDSLKLKPSSSSGFGKQQTILDMPNGKAATXPGGSNQENSSXISFIQNVTNKPLVIPVPYPRTSRSVAWNGAGGTQRTQESPKPLRKAGKETXSSPKLHVKGLENSSISQKPSIKISRTAPSSPQLRSSSLQTRSPSPMRELGQPLSDVDVPHRMTGSSNVXELPRVSPFVSYRGMAGPQGVPQSPQGQRKLLATPKAEAMRALYAQSPSSLFGMEKQSEGRPSRPGPAVGITSGLGSVSGLSPLASPSNERKTASSKEGISTKPYTRERKNSISEISDNEDELLEYHRWQREERLKEQEMEKMERQRLETILNLCAEFNQEDGAAELVRSGLRGGARGADPDSGRGTSLMGAQRAQRAAENDEEIQREESSSTESTHQECEELFAGQEQVYLEEERKRVLVRVDDLKYRVGELEQQLQETKQEVEMEQALLQAERRAEQEQVEAENEIITQLQLKLSQLDKATQKEKDKGRANVSAERKALEKQRNEYNELKRQFDMCPLSLREQLQEPLSRKAEALECGTKQFEELEFCQLEEESRLEERKEARCSQLIQERAEYHSSVASRKERMAALEAQVKQLGMQASHDCEKIAKDRTATLXLLHKEQDTLCSLEKRYHTLTGGRNFPKSSGSMKEEYLRLSDVYRMYGDPYSSSPAALHCLSLTVSPALPCEDYITVSQLSQIFGMQRSKPSSSTSTPSFQLASSESSFTCHSAACGPSSFLSAQSHAELSRNAMTPINLERWYQDIMAAGDSQSCPPPLPAKSFSSRRHGQMLKSKSDGEVGQGPSPAQICSAALLSLSSGVMHDRNAATTLMLREKNLLDMDSRKQTALQCKDPSLTVHHSILHHQPPPSGTQAYDTLSLESSDSLETSVSTGNSACTPESACGLEAQRIEEMEKMLKEAQQEKARLMENREREVQARRQMLEEERRRREEAERRLQDESAHRRRLVEEEVKMREKHFSQARPMTRYLPNRKEEFDLRAHVESCGHCIDTCPFVILTEKMCKGHLVKMGGKIKSWKKRWFVFDRLKRNFCYYVDKHETKLKGLIYFQAIEEVYYDHLRSAAKSPNPALTFCVKTHDRLYYMVAPSAEAMRIWMDVIVTGAEGYTQFMS; encoded by the exons AATACTCCTTTAGATTTGATTGAAACGGGCAAGTCCTTGAAAGTTCAGGCAGAGCGCCCCCATCTGGTCAGCTTGGGAAGTGGACGCCTGAGCACAGCCATCACTCTTCTGCCACTGCTAGAAG GGAGAACCACGCTGGGCAGCGATGGGACAGATATCCCCTTGCAGGGCCCAGGCATAGCAGCTCAGCACTGCTACATTGAAAACCAAGCAGGGAACATCACTCTGTACCCATGTGGAAACCAGTGCTCTGTGGATGGGCTTCCCGTCACCAAACCCTATCGCCTCACACAAG GGTGCATGCTGTGTTTTGGTCAGTCTGCCTTCTTCCGCTTCAACCATCCCGAAGAGGCTCAGAGGATGAAGAGTATGCTGCCTGCAGGGAGCCTCAGAGTGAACACAGTCAAACCGYTCCCCTCTG ACCCCCGCAGCATCTCAAATGGAAACCACAAGTCTTTTTCAGACAACAGTGACTCTAAACTCAACGGCATGGCAGAAACTCTTCAGGACTCCCTGAAACTAAAACCATCCTCATCATCTGGGTTTGGTAAACAGCAAACTATTTTGGACATGCCAAATGGAAAAGCTGCCACTYCTCCTGGCGGCTCCAATCAAGAAAACAGCAGCARCATCTCTTTCATTCAAAATGTCACCAATAAACCYCTGGTGATACCGGTTCCTTATCCACGGACCTCGCGCTCGGTGGCTTGGAATGGTGCTGGTGGGACTCAGAGAACTCAGGAGAGTCCAAAGCCACTTAGAAAGGCTGGCAAAGAGACAAYGTCAAGCCCCAAGCTCCACGTTAAGGGATTAGAAAACTCAAGCATTAGTCAAAAACCCTCTATAAAAATTTCCCGCACTGCTCCATCTAGTCCTCAACTGAGAAGTTCCTCCCTTCAGACGAGATCCCCCAGCCCGATGCGAGAGCTGGGTCAGCCTCTCTCTGATGTTGATGTCCCTCACAGGATGACTGGCTCCTCTAACGTCARGGAACTCCCCCGGGTCAGTCCCTTTGTGTCCTACAGGGGGATGGCAGGACCACAAGGAGTTCCTCAGAGTCCACAGGGCCAGCGCAAACTCTTAGCAACACCAAAAGCCGAAGCCATGAGGGCTCTGTATGCACAGAGCCCATCGTCTCTCTTTGGGATGGAGAAGCAGTCGGAGGGCAGACCCTCGCGGCCTGGACCAGCAGTTGGCATTACCTCGGGCCTGGGTTCAGTGTCTGGGTTGTCTCCTCTGGCAAGTCCGAGCAACGAGAGAAAGACTGCCTCCAGCAAAGAGGGGATTTCTACAAAACCATATACCAGGGAGCGCAAAAACAGTATTTCTGAGATCAGCGATAATGAGGACGAGCTGCTGGAGTACCATCGGTGGCAGAGAGAAGAGAGGCTGAAGGAGcaggaaatggagaaaatg GAGCGGCAGAGACTGGAGACCATCCTGAATCTGTGTGCGGAGTTTAATCAGGAAGACGGCGCCGCGGAGCTGGTRAGGAGCGGGCTGCGTGGGGGTGCTAGAGGAGCGGACCCCGACTCTGGACGGGGGACGTCTCTAATGGGAGCACAGCGAGCCCAGAGAGCGGCGGAGAACGATGAGGAAATCCAGAGGGAGGAGTCCAGTAGCACAGAGAGCACACATCAAGAG TGTGAGGAGCTGTTTGCTGGACAGGAGCAGGTCtacctggaggaggagaggaaaagggTCTTGGTTCGGGTTGATGACTTGAAGTACAGAGTTGGTGAACTGGAACAGCAGCTACAAGAGACCAAACAGGAg GTGGAGATGGAGCAGGCCCTACTGCAGGCCGAGCGGCGGGCGGAGCAGGAGCAGGTGGAGGctgaaaatgaaatcatcactcagctgcagctcaaactCAGCCAGCTGGACAAGGCCACGCAGAAAGAGAAGGACAAG ggCAGAGCTAATGTGTCGGCTGAGCGGAAGGCCCTGGAAAAGCAGAGGAATGAGTACAATGAGCTGAAGAGGCAGTTTGATATGTGCCCCTTGTCTCTAAGGGAACAGTTACAGGAGCCGCTCAGCAGG AAAGCCGAGGCTCTGGAGTGTGGGACCAAGCAGTTTGAGGAGCTGGAGTTTTgccagctggaggaggagagccGCCtagaggagaggaaggaggccCGCTGCTCGCAGCTGATCCAGGAGCGAGCCGAATATCACAGCAGTGTCGCCAGCAGGAAG GAGCGGATGGCTGCTCTGGAAGCTCAGGTGAAGCAGCTGGGGATGCAGGCTTCCCACGACTGCGAGAAAATTGCCAAAGACCGGACAGCAACGCTGCMGCTTCTACACAAG GAGCAAGACACACTGTGCAGCCTTGAGAAGCGGTACCACACCCTGACAGGAGGAAGAAACTTCCCAAAGTCCTCCGGCAGCATGAAAGAG GAGTATCTCAGGCTGTCTGATGTCTATCGGATGTACGGAGATCCTTATTCCTCCTCCCCCGCTGCTCTCCACTGCCTCTCTCTAACTGTATCTCCAGCTCTGCCGTGCGAG GACTACATCACAGTGAGTCAGCTAAGCCAGATCTTTGGGATGCAGAGATCTAAGCCTTCCTCTTCCACCTCTACTCCATCATTCCAACTTGCCTCATCCGAATCCTCCTTCACGTGCCACTCGGCTGCATGTGGTCCTTCCTCCTTTCTGTCTGCACAG AGCCATGCTGAGCTGAGCAGGAATGCAATGACTCCCATTAATCTTGAGCGCTGGTACCAGGACATCATGGCTGCTGGAGACTCTCAGTCATGTCCTCCACCGCTGCCTGCAAAGTCTTTTTCCTCACGCAGACATGGGCAG ATGTTAAAGTCTAAATCAGATGGTGAGGTTGGACAGGGACCATCGCCTGCTCAGATCTGCAGCGCTgcactcctctctctctccagYGGCGTCATGCATGACAGAAATGCCGCCACGACG TTGatgctgagagagaaaaaccTGTTAGACATGGACTCCAGGAAGCAAACAGCTCTGCAGTGCAAAG ATCCATCTCTGACGGTCCATCACTCAATCCTGCACCACCAGCCGCCACCGAGCGGCACCCAGGCGTACGACACCCTCAGCCTGGAGAGCTCCGACAGCTTGGAGACCAGCGTCTCCACTGGCAACTCCGCCTGTACTCCGGAAAG CGCCTGTGGGTTGGAGGCCCAGAGGATAGAGGAGATGGAGAAGATGTTGAAGGAGGCGCAGCAGGAGAAAGCCAGGCTGATGGAGAACAGA GAGAGGGAGGTGCAGGCTCGGCGGCAGATGTTGGAGGAGGAGCGGAGGAGGCGAGAGGAGGCCGAGAGGAGGCTTCAGGACGAGTCGGCCCACAGGCGGAggctggtggaggaggaggtgaagatgAGAGAGAAGCACTTCTCCCAG GCCCGTCCAATGACTCGCTACCTGCCRAACCGTAAGGAGGAGTTTGACCTGCGCGCCCACGTGGAGTCGTGTGGTCACTGCATAGACACCTGCCCCTTCGTCATCCTCACCGAGAAAATGTGCAAAGGCCACCTGGTGAAGATGGGAGGCAAGATCAAATCGTGGAAGAAACGCTGGTTCGTTTTTGACCGTCTGAAGAGGAACTTCTGCTATTACGTCG ACAAGCACGAGACCAAGCTGAAAGGGCTCATTTACTTCCAGGCCATTGAAGAGGTTTACTATGATCACCTGCGCAGCGCCGCCAAG AGTCCAAATCCAGCTCTGACCTTCTGCGTGAAAACTCACGACCGGCTTTACTACATGGTGGCCCCGTCTGCGGAGGCCATGAGGATCTGGATGGATGTCATAGTAACGGGCGCGGAGGGCTACACGCAGTTTATGAGCTGA